In the Candidatus Saccharibacteria bacterium oral taxon 488 genome, one interval contains:
- the tmk gene encoding dTMP kinase, with translation MSCPGRYIVIEGNDGTGKSTQVAMLADYFRARGRVVCVVEEPGSDDPEKSTPVANELRRIVKNGDLVRSSEINLALFSAARRELWREKIQPALQRGEIVLSARNYVSTLAYQGYGDGLDAEEIIRMTKLFTDERYLQPDAMVVLTLSDAQRQQRIAGRGRIAQPDTFESREQSFQDRVNHAYEAIAAERNIPLLSAAGTPEEVHARILDSITRYL, from the coding sequence ATGAGTTGTCCCGGTCGATACATCGTCATCGAAGGCAACGACGGCACGGGCAAGTCAACGCAAGTAGCCATGCTGGCGGATTATTTCCGGGCGCGCGGCCGCGTCGTGTGCGTGGTTGAAGAACCAGGCAGCGACGATCCAGAAAAGTCGACGCCGGTAGCCAATGAACTGAGGCGCATCGTTAAGAATGGCGACCTAGTACGTTCCAGTGAAATTAACCTAGCGTTGTTCTCGGCGGCGCGGCGCGAGTTGTGGCGCGAAAAGATTCAGCCAGCTCTGCAGCGTGGCGAGATTGTTCTCAGCGCGCGTAATTATGTTTCGACACTGGCTTATCAGGGCTATGGCGACGGGCTGGATGCGGAGGAGATTATACGGATGACGAAGTTATTTACCGATGAGCGATACCTGCAGCCGGACGCGATGGTGGTCTTGACACTCAGTGACGCCCAGCGCCAGCAGCGCATCGCAGGGCGTGGGCGCATCGCTCAGCCTGATACATTTGAGTCGCGTGAGCAGTCGTTTCAGGACAGGGTTAACCACGCCTATGAAGCCATCGCCGCCGAGCGAAATATCCCGCTATTGTCAGCTGCCGGAACCCCAGAGGAAGTGCACGCGCGGATCCTTGACAGCATTACTCGATATTTGTAG